One Malaclemys terrapin pileata isolate rMalTer1 chromosome 20 unlocalized genomic scaffold, rMalTer1.hap1 SUPER_20_unloc_5, whole genome shotgun sequence DNA segment encodes these proteins:
- the ALAS2 gene encoding 5-aminolevulinate synthase, erythroid-specific, mitochondrial isoform X3: MASFLQRCPFLTRDPSVFLLKARPLLVSSAQRCPVMVARTLMGSSPDLQRGTDNPIPLAVGSVPQESGLPEAASTPSQTHCPFMESEVWGGRSRIVQRAGPEVQEDVKVYRADPLSSLLLEVQSSLRKKFLGRDGLGPDARLLPTHLLQDNMPGSGAFSYDSFLEGRLEAKRQDHTYRIFKTVTRRADAFPFAREAAGPEVSVWCSNDYLGMSRHPRVLQAAMDALQHHGLGAGGTRNISGTSQYHVDLERELAQLHRKDAALLFSSCYVANDSTLFTLARMMPGCEIFSDAGNHASMIQGIRNSGVPKHVFRHNDPQHLAQLLGRSPPGVPKIVAFETVHSMDGGICPLEELCDVAHAHGALTFVDEVHAVGLYGARGAGIGERDGVLGKVDIVSGTLGKAFGCVGGYIASTAALVDTVRSYAAGFIFTTSLPPPVLAGALASLRVLAGPEGRGLRRAHQRNVKHMRQLLMDAGLPVVSCPSHIIPIRVGDAALNSRLCDLLLSQHNIYVQAINYPTVPRGEELLRLAPSPHHTPPMMDYFVERLVQGWQDVGLPLQPPASSSCHFCQRPLHFALMSEWERDSFGSLGAQCLTSSA, translated from the exons ATGGCTTCCTTCCTCCAGCGTTGCCCCTTCCTGACCCGGGACCCCAGCGTCTTCTTGCTCAAAGCTCGCCCGCTCCTGGTGAGCAGCGCCCAGCGATGTCCTGTCATGGTAGCCCGGACCCTCATGGGCTCCTCCCCAGACCTGCAGAGGGGGACGGACAACCCCATCCCACTTG cagtaGGATCTGTCCCCCAGGAGTCggggctcccagaagcggcctccaccccttcccagacCCACTGCCCCTTCATGGAGTCGGAGGTGTGGGGCGGACGGAGCCGGATCGTTCAGCGCGCCGGGCCAGAGGTGCAGGAGGATGTGAAGGTCTACAGGGCAG ACCCCCTCAGCTCTCTGCTCCTCGAGGTCCAGTCCAGCCTCCGGAAGAAATTCCTGGGCCGTGACGGGCTGGGGCCCGATGCccggctcctccccacccacctgctcCAGGACAACATGCCAG gaTCCGGGGCCTTCTCCTACGATTCCTTCCTGGAGGGGCGGCTGGAGGCCAAGCGCCAGGATCACACCTACCGCATCTTCAAGACGGTGACGCGCCGGGCGGACGCCTTCCCCTTCGCCCGGGAGGCCGCGGGCCCCGAGGTCTCGGTCTGGTGCAGCAACGACTACCTGGGCATGAGCCGGCACCCACGGGtgctgcaggctgccat GGATGCCCTGCAGCACCATGGCTTGGGAGCCGGGGGCACCAGGAACATCTCGGGCACCAGCCAGTACCACGTGGACCTGGAGCGGGAGCTGGCCCAGCTCCATCGCAAAGATGCCGCCTTGTTGTTCTCCTCCTGCTACGTCGCCAACGACTCCACTCTCTTCACCCTCGCCAGGATGATGCCAG gctGTGAGATCTTCTCGGACGCGGGGAATCATGCCTCCATGATCCAGGGCATCCGTAACAGCGGGGTCCCCAAACACGTCTTCCGGCACAACGACCCCCAGCACCTGGCCCAGCTGCTGGGGCGCAGCCCCCCCGGCGTCCCCAAGATCGTGGCCTTTGAGACCGTGCACTCCATGGACG gtGGGATCTGCCCCCTGGAGGAGCTGTGTGACGTGGCCCACGCGCACGGCGCCCTCACCTTTGTGGACGAGGTTCACGCCGTGGGGCTGTACGGCGCCCGTGGGGCCGGCATCGGGGAGCGCGACGGGGTGCTGGGCAAGGTCGACATCGTCTCCGGCACCCTGG GGAAGGCCTTTGGCTGCGTGGGGGGGTACATCGCCAGCACAGCGGCGCTGGTGGACACGGTTCGCTCCTACGCGGCCGGCTTCATCTTCACCACCTCGCTGCCCCCGCCGGTGCTGGCCGGCGCCCTGGCCTCCCTGCGGGTGCTGGCCGGGCCCGAGGGCCGGGGGCTGCGCCGGGCCCACCAGCGCAACGTCAAGCACATGCGGCAGCTGCTGATGGACGCCGGGCTGCCCGTCGTCAGCTGCCCCAGCCATATCATCCCCATCCGG GTGGGCGACGCGGCCCTGAACTCCCGGCTCTGTGACCTTCTCCTGTCCCAGCACAACATCTATGTCCAGGCCATCAACTACCCCACGGTGCCCCGGGGCGAGGAGCTGCTGCGCCTggcgccctccccccaccacacgcCCCCCATGATGGACTACTTTGTGG agcgcctggtgcagggctggcaggatgtggggctccccctgcagccccccgcgTCCTCCTCCTGCCACTTCTGCCAGCGGCCCCTGCACTTCGCCCTCATGAGCGAGTGGGAGAGAGATTCCTTCGGCAGCCTGGGGGCCCAGTGCCTCACCAGCAGCGCCTGA
- the ALAS2 gene encoding 5-aminolevulinate synthase, erythroid-specific, mitochondrial isoform X1 codes for MGWGWREGAQAASRGCQSVLVVRPQCRTTAPQSGTMASFLQRCPFLTRDPSVFLLKARPLLVSSAQRCPVMVARTLMGSSPDLQRGTDNPIPLAVGSVPQESGLPEAASTPSQTHCPFMESEVWGGRSRIVQRAGPEVQEDVKVYRADPLSSLLLEVQSSLRKKFLGRDGLGPDARLLPTHLLQDNMPGSGAFSYDSFLEGRLEAKRQDHTYRIFKTVTRRADAFPFAREAAGPEVSVWCSNDYLGMSRHPRVLQAAMDALQHHGLGAGGTRNISGTSQYHVDLERELAQLHRKDAALLFSSCYVANDSTLFTLARMMPGCEIFSDAGNHASMIQGIRNSGVPKHVFRHNDPQHLAQLLGRSPPGVPKIVAFETVHSMDGGICPLEELCDVAHAHGALTFVDEVHAVGLYGARGAGIGERDGVLGKVDIVSGTLGKAFGCVGGYIASTAALVDTVRSYAAGFIFTTSLPPPVLAGALASLRVLAGPEGRGLRRAHQRNVKHMRQLLMDAGLPVVSCPSHIIPIRVGDAALNSRLCDLLLSQHNIYVQAINYPTVPRGEELLRLAPSPHHTPPMMDYFVERLVQGWQDVGLPLQPPASSSCHFCQRPLHFALMSEWERDSFGSLGAQCLTSSA; via the exons atggggtggggctggcgaGAGGGGGCCCAGGCCGCCTCTCGGGGGTGTCAGTCAGTGCTGGTTGTTCGTCCTCAGTGCAGGACAACAG CACCGCAATCCGGCACGATGGCTTCCTTCCTCCAGCGTTGCCCCTTCCTGACCCGGGACCCCAGCGTCTTCTTGCTCAAAGCTCGCCCGCTCCTGGTGAGCAGCGCCCAGCGATGTCCTGTCATGGTAGCCCGGACCCTCATGGGCTCCTCCCCAGACCTGCAGAGGGGGACGGACAACCCCATCCCACTTG cagtaGGATCTGTCCCCCAGGAGTCggggctcccagaagcggcctccaccccttcccagacCCACTGCCCCTTCATGGAGTCGGAGGTGTGGGGCGGACGGAGCCGGATCGTTCAGCGCGCCGGGCCAGAGGTGCAGGAGGATGTGAAGGTCTACAGGGCAG ACCCCCTCAGCTCTCTGCTCCTCGAGGTCCAGTCCAGCCTCCGGAAGAAATTCCTGGGCCGTGACGGGCTGGGGCCCGATGCccggctcctccccacccacctgctcCAGGACAACATGCCAG gaTCCGGGGCCTTCTCCTACGATTCCTTCCTGGAGGGGCGGCTGGAGGCCAAGCGCCAGGATCACACCTACCGCATCTTCAAGACGGTGACGCGCCGGGCGGACGCCTTCCCCTTCGCCCGGGAGGCCGCGGGCCCCGAGGTCTCGGTCTGGTGCAGCAACGACTACCTGGGCATGAGCCGGCACCCACGGGtgctgcaggctgccat GGATGCCCTGCAGCACCATGGCTTGGGAGCCGGGGGCACCAGGAACATCTCGGGCACCAGCCAGTACCACGTGGACCTGGAGCGGGAGCTGGCCCAGCTCCATCGCAAAGATGCCGCCTTGTTGTTCTCCTCCTGCTACGTCGCCAACGACTCCACTCTCTTCACCCTCGCCAGGATGATGCCAG gctGTGAGATCTTCTCGGACGCGGGGAATCATGCCTCCATGATCCAGGGCATCCGTAACAGCGGGGTCCCCAAACACGTCTTCCGGCACAACGACCCCCAGCACCTGGCCCAGCTGCTGGGGCGCAGCCCCCCCGGCGTCCCCAAGATCGTGGCCTTTGAGACCGTGCACTCCATGGACG gtGGGATCTGCCCCCTGGAGGAGCTGTGTGACGTGGCCCACGCGCACGGCGCCCTCACCTTTGTGGACGAGGTTCACGCCGTGGGGCTGTACGGCGCCCGTGGGGCCGGCATCGGGGAGCGCGACGGGGTGCTGGGCAAGGTCGACATCGTCTCCGGCACCCTGG GGAAGGCCTTTGGCTGCGTGGGGGGGTACATCGCCAGCACAGCGGCGCTGGTGGACACGGTTCGCTCCTACGCGGCCGGCTTCATCTTCACCACCTCGCTGCCCCCGCCGGTGCTGGCCGGCGCCCTGGCCTCCCTGCGGGTGCTGGCCGGGCCCGAGGGCCGGGGGCTGCGCCGGGCCCACCAGCGCAACGTCAAGCACATGCGGCAGCTGCTGATGGACGCCGGGCTGCCCGTCGTCAGCTGCCCCAGCCATATCATCCCCATCCGG GTGGGCGACGCGGCCCTGAACTCCCGGCTCTGTGACCTTCTCCTGTCCCAGCACAACATCTATGTCCAGGCCATCAACTACCCCACGGTGCCCCGGGGCGAGGAGCTGCTGCGCCTggcgccctccccccaccacacgcCCCCCATGATGGACTACTTTGTGG agcgcctggtgcagggctggcaggatgtggggctccccctgcagccccccgcgTCCTCCTCCTGCCACTTCTGCCAGCGGCCCCTGCACTTCGCCCTCATGAGCGAGTGGGAGAGAGATTCCTTCGGCAGCCTGGGGGCCCAGTGCCTCACCAGCAGCGCCTGA
- the ALAS2 gene encoding 5-aminolevulinate synthase, erythroid-specific, mitochondrial isoform X2, giving the protein MGWGWREGAQAASRGCQSVLVVRPQCRTTAPQSGTMASFLQRCPFLTRDPSVFLLKARPLLVSSAQRCPVMVARTLMGSSPDLQRGTDNPIPLVGSVPQESGLPEAASTPSQTHCPFMESEVWGGRSRIVQRAGPEVQEDVKVYRADPLSSLLLEVQSSLRKKFLGRDGLGPDARLLPTHLLQDNMPGSGAFSYDSFLEGRLEAKRQDHTYRIFKTVTRRADAFPFAREAAGPEVSVWCSNDYLGMSRHPRVLQAAMDALQHHGLGAGGTRNISGTSQYHVDLERELAQLHRKDAALLFSSCYVANDSTLFTLARMMPGCEIFSDAGNHASMIQGIRNSGVPKHVFRHNDPQHLAQLLGRSPPGVPKIVAFETVHSMDGGICPLEELCDVAHAHGALTFVDEVHAVGLYGARGAGIGERDGVLGKVDIVSGTLGKAFGCVGGYIASTAALVDTVRSYAAGFIFTTSLPPPVLAGALASLRVLAGPEGRGLRRAHQRNVKHMRQLLMDAGLPVVSCPSHIIPIRVGDAALNSRLCDLLLSQHNIYVQAINYPTVPRGEELLRLAPSPHHTPPMMDYFVERLVQGWQDVGLPLQPPASSSCHFCQRPLHFALMSEWERDSFGSLGAQCLTSSA; this is encoded by the exons atggggtggggctggcgaGAGGGGGCCCAGGCCGCCTCTCGGGGGTGTCAGTCAGTGCTGGTTGTTCGTCCTCAGTGCAGGACAACAG CACCGCAATCCGGCACGATGGCTTCCTTCCTCCAGCGTTGCCCCTTCCTGACCCGGGACCCCAGCGTCTTCTTGCTCAAAGCTCGCCCGCTCCTGGTGAGCAGCGCCCAGCGATGTCCTGTCATGGTAGCCCGGACCCTCATGGGCTCCTCCCCAGACCTGCAGAGGGGGACGGACAACCCCATCCCACTTG taGGATCTGTCCCCCAGGAGTCggggctcccagaagcggcctccaccccttcccagacCCACTGCCCCTTCATGGAGTCGGAGGTGTGGGGCGGACGGAGCCGGATCGTTCAGCGCGCCGGGCCAGAGGTGCAGGAGGATGTGAAGGTCTACAGGGCAG ACCCCCTCAGCTCTCTGCTCCTCGAGGTCCAGTCCAGCCTCCGGAAGAAATTCCTGGGCCGTGACGGGCTGGGGCCCGATGCccggctcctccccacccacctgctcCAGGACAACATGCCAG gaTCCGGGGCCTTCTCCTACGATTCCTTCCTGGAGGGGCGGCTGGAGGCCAAGCGCCAGGATCACACCTACCGCATCTTCAAGACGGTGACGCGCCGGGCGGACGCCTTCCCCTTCGCCCGGGAGGCCGCGGGCCCCGAGGTCTCGGTCTGGTGCAGCAACGACTACCTGGGCATGAGCCGGCACCCACGGGtgctgcaggctgccat GGATGCCCTGCAGCACCATGGCTTGGGAGCCGGGGGCACCAGGAACATCTCGGGCACCAGCCAGTACCACGTGGACCTGGAGCGGGAGCTGGCCCAGCTCCATCGCAAAGATGCCGCCTTGTTGTTCTCCTCCTGCTACGTCGCCAACGACTCCACTCTCTTCACCCTCGCCAGGATGATGCCAG gctGTGAGATCTTCTCGGACGCGGGGAATCATGCCTCCATGATCCAGGGCATCCGTAACAGCGGGGTCCCCAAACACGTCTTCCGGCACAACGACCCCCAGCACCTGGCCCAGCTGCTGGGGCGCAGCCCCCCCGGCGTCCCCAAGATCGTGGCCTTTGAGACCGTGCACTCCATGGACG gtGGGATCTGCCCCCTGGAGGAGCTGTGTGACGTGGCCCACGCGCACGGCGCCCTCACCTTTGTGGACGAGGTTCACGCCGTGGGGCTGTACGGCGCCCGTGGGGCCGGCATCGGGGAGCGCGACGGGGTGCTGGGCAAGGTCGACATCGTCTCCGGCACCCTGG GGAAGGCCTTTGGCTGCGTGGGGGGGTACATCGCCAGCACAGCGGCGCTGGTGGACACGGTTCGCTCCTACGCGGCCGGCTTCATCTTCACCACCTCGCTGCCCCCGCCGGTGCTGGCCGGCGCCCTGGCCTCCCTGCGGGTGCTGGCCGGGCCCGAGGGCCGGGGGCTGCGCCGGGCCCACCAGCGCAACGTCAAGCACATGCGGCAGCTGCTGATGGACGCCGGGCTGCCCGTCGTCAGCTGCCCCAGCCATATCATCCCCATCCGG GTGGGCGACGCGGCCCTGAACTCCCGGCTCTGTGACCTTCTCCTGTCCCAGCACAACATCTATGTCCAGGCCATCAACTACCCCACGGTGCCCCGGGGCGAGGAGCTGCTGCGCCTggcgccctccccccaccacacgcCCCCCATGATGGACTACTTTGTGG agcgcctggtgcagggctggcaggatgtggggctccccctgcagccccccgcgTCCTCCTCCTGCCACTTCTGCCAGCGGCCCCTGCACTTCGCCCTCATGAGCGAGTGGGAGAGAGATTCCTTCGGCAGCCTGGGGGCCCAGTGCCTCACCAGCAGCGCCTGA